ggggcggggggcggggccgagCCTGGTGCCCGCCGGGAGCTCCCGCGCAGCCCTGGCCCGTGCCCCCGGTGCCGGCCGCCTGGGCAGGGCCGGCCGCCTCACGTCCGTCCGTCCGTCTCTCCCCAGCAACTACACGGCCCTGCTGGGGGTGTGGATCTACGGCTTCCtcgtgctgctgctgctgctgctggaccTGCTCTACTACTCGGCCATGAACTACAATGTCTGCCAGGTCCACCTGGCGCGCTGGGGCCTGCGGGGCCGCTGGATGAAACAGGGCCCCCGGCGCTGGGGGGGCCCTGCCCGCGCCCCCCGCCCAGGGCCGCCGGCCCCGCAGCCCCAGCCTCCCCCGGGCTCCCAGCCGCCGGCCCCCCAGGCTGTGCACACGCTGCGGGAAGATGCCCAGAGCCCACCGCTGATGTCCTTCCAGAGCTCGTCT
This DNA window, taken from Urocitellus parryii isolate mUroPar1 unplaced genomic scaffold, mUroPar1.hap1 Scaffold_259, whole genome shotgun sequence, encodes the following:
- the LOC113186783 gene encoding protein shisa-like-1; the encoded protein is MTSCGPRSRNRLALLLSLLFSAVSSAHFRVCEPYTDHKGRYHFGFHCPRLSDNKTFILCCHHNNTVFKYCCNESEFQAVMQANLTASSEGYMHNNYTALLGVWIYGFLVLLLLLLDLLYYSAMNYNVCQVHLARWGLRGRWMKQGPRRWGGPARAPRPGPPAPQPQPPPGSQPPAPQAVHTLREDAQSPPLMSFQSSSA